ATCAGACTTGCGAGCGTATTGAAATGAGTATTTTGAAACTTAAGCTCCACTTGATAATTAACTTGAGTTTTTGAGTCAATCTCGAGTAGCTAGACATCGCATTTGTGGCGGAGGACAGTAAGGAAGACTACTTGATGAGGAAGTCAATATGGGCAAATTTCTTGGCAAAACGCCACAATAATGGTTGGCCTACAGAAACTGGGGTTcgtaaagaaaaacaaatcaacGGCTGTTCAAAAAGAATATTGAGGTTGATGGGATCTTTGCTGCATTACTTAAAGATAGACAAATCATTTCGGCAGAAGGATATCATCTGATACCATGTTGGGAAGATTATTGCAAATATCACAATTTTTGTATACATAGCGCCAATAATTGTTGTGTTATATTAAGAATTATCATCTAGAAGGCGAATAGGAATGTAAAATTCTTATTCCTAAGCAAGAAAAAGGTTGATGCAAAGTACATTACTATCAATATAGTTCAACTGAAATTTCATCAATTCTTGAAGCAAGGACAAATTCGCGGAGAGATGGGTTCCGGAGAAGCCAAAGCAGATGGTAGAGGTtaaggtagaggtagaggtagaggttcCGAAGTCCTGGATGGATCATGAGAAGAGTAAGCAGAGAAACAAAGTCTCGCTTACATACCAAAGTTTGCTTGCCATTTATGCAAGACTTCACGGCTGGTCGTCACAAGACTAAGTCTTTAGTCTTGCGATATTCCAAAAACTTTTAATTCGAGGTCACCTTCCAATATATAGCTAGCTCTAGCTTAATATTAAGTATatacaaatttatcaaaaacacTATTGAAAGCGTAgtgttttttgtttgttttcaaTCCTCACGAATAGTTAATTTAAGAGTAATTCATATTAATCTTTTTTGATTTCTTAACCTCtatattaatttagtttaatataaattatcaaaaaaaataaattagtttaatatagttttattgttcttttttggtacttttgtccAAAACATCATGACATAACAAATtcataataaattcaaaaattagcGCTGCTAAAACATTCTGGATGATCTAAAATATCTTGAAAATGCATCAAGCAGAAGGTTGTATACTTACAGAACCTGTCCATACGTATTATAcaatcttttctttttattatctttatatAGCTTACATTTCTGGATGATCTAAATCATTTTTCTTATATCTTGAGAACTCATAAAAGTTTGATAATTTATGTGATTTGTGAGTTAATCTAAAACTTTCTTATGTGAGTTGTGAGTTAATCCACAAATGACACTATATAGATTTTGAATTGTAGTCCcctccaaaataaattatttgctCCTTCATTCTactctatatataaaaaaaattaaaaaaagaatcaTTTTTGCCCTTAATGATCACCTATACCCTCATGCTTCTTAAAGGTGCAAAAAGATCACCAATGTTTTTCAATGGTTCCTTTAGGCAACTaatgtgttttctaaaatggtCTTATATGATCCTAAACTAATTCCTAACAATGTTCACTTAAAAGAGtcagtttaaaaacgttagtgAGTTGTTTGCACTTTCCAACCCATGAGGGTGTATAGGTGATTTTTTGTCTAAATATTAGGGTCATATATGACCCTTATCCCTATAAGATAGTAATTTATCTTTTCTCATTTTAAAATCTCTAATTTCGCCCCTGGCTAGTAACAATTAACCATGGTATTGTATGCAACATCactaggttccaacttcattgCGCCCTCGAGCTAAAGAGGTGCTCGGTTTAGAAGAAAATGAGGATAGAAATAGATAATTTTCTTTGTTGGTGTTTgtttattaaagataaatttaaaagtaaaaatgaagttcaaatcaaattttaataaaacttaattgacataaaatatatcaataaataaataatgagtataattaatttaataaaaaataatataattatattatattattataaaaggccaaatgactaaaaaaacaaatatttattaaaactttATGTCCTAACCTAAGATTTAAAGGCCTCGATGACAGTTCGAAATTGCATTAGAATGTGACTTTTTGCTAATGATTTGAATTGTTAAGTATAATAGATtctctaaaaaatattatttccacccttaaaataaaaattatttctggtaagttaaatattattaagtactaaaaaattgttttataaattaaaaaatttacatgtTATAAGAAATATTTAATCTTCAATTAAATAAGTGATAATAGAAAAACTATTCATCTTTATTTCAGATACTTGTAAACCTTTAAAAGggtaaattaaataattgaattaaagttaatataaatttgatttttcaagAAAGTGTAACTCAAAGTTTTAGTTCATCGTGAAAAATTGTTGAAATCAAcaattatttgcaaaaaataagtTTGAATATCACAAAAAACTCGAGTAATTCAAACAACATTTAAATAACTGGATTCAaaaaatcaaaaccgattattgtCCAAAGCAATAAATTCTTGATcaaatctaaaaaatatataaatataacaacCCCGATATAAATAACCATAAAGGCATAATAAATCTTACTATAGAGGATTATAATGccgaaaaaatacaaatagaaAGATGGCGATGATTCGATAAGAAACCGAAAATCACCGTCTCATTGCTTTTAAATCGAAGGCCATGTTTGATTTATGGAATAGGTGCAGAATgaaatagctattccgtataaaataacaattccttattttggttcatgaaataggTATTTCATGGAATtgctattccataattttgtggaataaatatttcttttaaaaactaaaaaatgacTATTTCATtctttataaaatagttattctaTTTCATGATATTACATTTCATGAACCGAACATGGCCGAAGTTGTAAAAAATCTTCTAGAGAGATAAGTTTTGAAGGTGAGGTAAAGGattgactaaaattaaattCCATTCATCTAGAATATTTATAATAACAATTATACCCAATtcataagaagaagaaaaaatatttataccCAATAGttctaaaacataattttatcatcaatatttaaatattttctattataGCAGTCAATGCTAAATTtttctgaaaaattaaattggagttTGCTTTGGAATTGACCTTTTGTTAATAAAAGCAAATAGCaacatatgaattttttttcctgaTTACATGGGATGACACATTATCACGTGTGAACTTATTCCTAAATTCCTAATAAATCAAAGAGGAATTATTTGAAGTTTTGAACGCGATTTATCTGACGATTTAATCTCATATAGTAAGAATAAAAgtttatcaatttataatttaggttaattattaataagtctagattcatttcaaaaaaaaaaacaagtctaaatttaaaataaatttccgAGTTGTTCCTAATTATTCAAAAGTTAGtactatattttatttctcAATGTTATTAGTCATGTTCTTGTCTTACtcttaatcatttaaaaaagtcaaatttttatggGTGCAACACGATCAATTctaatcaaaaatatttaaaaccattaatttaaaaaaaattaatttttgcaaagtatttatttcttttaaaaagttaaatatttttttatttttcattgacCATGAACCATTTAATTTCATcaaatttatcttaattttaataaatatttttcatttgaaaaaaaattaaatttggttggagtttaaaaaattaaaagaatttattttttttttaaatgaaggaGTCACTAAATTGGATAATTGTTCAtaattaaagctaaaaatgtACTTCTATCCAGAAAATAATggtctattttttttcaaatacttgcaCATATCTAATAAATcacaacatttaaaaataattgttttatattaaagtctactatttattgttattttcctAAAAAGAAAGTGAATCAATCACTATATTAATAAGaggataataaaaaattatataaataattaatatgataAGCGGACTATTATTGTAAGACAAAAGATGTTAATATTAATGCTATTGAAAAACTTAGTTAGAgaaacaattgaatttttttaagacattaagacTTTTATTAAATAATGCCATTGAAAAATACTAATGCTATTGAAAAACTTAGTTAGagaaacaattgaaaaatactAATGCTAGtcacttttataaataaaagtcaatttaatcaaccttaaattttattaaaaagttgaaaccaaCACActatagtaatttatttaatcaatttattaataaaaataattattaactcaaaattctttacaaaacaattaaaattaaaagatgtcAACATTAAAATCTCTCATTCCCTTGACACattcaatcaaataaaaataccaAATTTTCATTTATGGACCCACCTAGCTAGCTGTTGGTTCATGACCAGTCCCCTTCCAATTGGGCAACTCCGTAAATTAATCAAACAAATCCGTCATCTTCTTAAAACCAATGGCAACTCCCGTAAATTACTCTCTTTAATAGGGCAATTCACTAAAGACTAAAACGTGccgttttgacatttgaattcgACAGTCAAAAACTAACCATGGTTAATTAAACTTAACTCTAGTTGAGTTATCAAGTTAGTTATTATAAACTTCACAGTGAGAGAAAAAAATGGTGAGTACCTCTCATACATGGCGCATTATATCGATGAAGAAGACGTATGGAAATGTCCAAAACACCCTTCAAAGCGCCGACGAACAGGAATCTGCCACGTATGTCTCCGTGAGCGGCTCTCGTCTCTCTGTCCTCACTGTGCTAAAGTACGCCCCTGCTCTTGCTCCGCCACTACAACAACCGCTCATAAATCCTCCGCCGATTCATTCGTCGCTGAAATTGGAACCGTTGGCCGCGTTTCAAATCTGATCGACGGCGAACCTGCCTTCCGTCGGTCTAGGTCAGTCGCAATTCCGTTCCTCCGGTCAAAGCCGTCGGTTGATAGTAAAGATAGCCGGAATATCGTCTCATCGTCTTCGTTTTGGTCAAGGTTTAGAAGCGGAAATAGTAGTCGGAGAGAAGCGGAGTCAAATTTGACGGCGGCGAGTAATGGTTatgaaaatgataataataaagaGCGGAGGAGGAGTATGATGAGGAAATCAAGGTCCGTCGCGGTAACGTCGGAATCCGCTAAGTCGGCGAAGGGAAGAGGCTGGTATTTTCCGAGTCCGATCAAGGCTTTCCGGCAATCGATTTCCAGAGGAATAATGGTACACGAAAGATCTCCGTTACATAGAGGTTGAATTTTATTTACTGAAAATTACCAAATTAGATCAGTCTTAAAAATGACAGTatagttttttaattaacaGCTCAACTTAGAAATtcaatgtttatttaattttattttcgtggatataaattttttattgattcaTCAAAAGTagcaaattttcttttttttaattgtatactTACTATTTTGTTTCCAATAAAATcatattgaaaattttaattgaatatcAATAACtctattttatttctatatttaaaatatgtttatatatataaaagatatttatatTGAATTAAGGGATAAAGAGGCAATGAAGTAGTATGATATTTTTGAAGTGAATGAATGAAATTAAGATATGATGATTGGaaccaatgagctataattcaaatggtataagcgctaagcagcaaactgttaggtcgtgggttcgattcctctcACAAGCGCTTCCccctccccaaattatcaaaaaaaaaaaatatgatgatTGGAAGTTGTAGAGTTTTGatctataattatttatttatttgtggtAGAGTTAAATCATTGAGTGTTAACTGCCTATTCATGATGGATATAGCAGTTTGGACCCACTACACATGTGgtgttttaatatttgttttaggttatattaaaattaaaattgaaatactaACCCATAAATCAGCTCATATAAAATATTCAACCAAATTAAATCAATCTATTACAAAAAAcgaaacaataaatatatatgtgaAATTTTGACGGTGTAGATAATAAGTTAGAATTCAAAGTCTTGAAAATTTTTCAACACCATGTACGTTATTATAATTTGTATCTTCATTAGCTTCGTATGGTTATAGtttcaatataattttgataacgAGCTGAGTGCTGAAGCTGCTTCATCGGTAGGCAACATGTTCATTTTATCTGCGGGACCTGCTTACTTCAGATAGAACTCCGATTACAACTTATCTTAAATCATAGATTTTTCTCTTGTGCGAGTTGGTAAGACTTCCAAAACGGAGACTTTTTACTTTGGTTAGCCGGATGCTTCTCCTCCTATAGAGGCTACGCATCCACTTTAGTCTAAACCTTCCAATGGTTTGCATGTCAATGACAATGCATCATTTCgatggacattgtaatatatgttggagatttcgtgtttcttgTTGACCGTATACTTTTGAGAAATCAGTCAACGATACAACAGATGGGCGCTTACACGCGAATTAGCTTCTATGGTCGAGTTTTCCACCAGCACAACAGACACTGTCCCATTCGAGCATCCATTTTTAGTGTATAGTTTTAGTCTTATGAAGCAGCTAATCGAATTCCGCTTGAAATAATAAGTAGTAACGGGTGTTTCTAGTCGAAAGAGCTCTCTCAAATAGAATTTGAGCACCACAAAGAATCAATTGATCATGGTCCTATTACCTACAAAAATGagcaatattaaaaaaattagaaaaatataaacatgCGGGAGgaaaatttggtgatttttcaGTAAAAGGCGAAAACCATTTTCAACTCCAGTGAAGctttaataaaaaacaaaactttaaaacTGAATTTTTTCAAAGAGAAACTCTATAAAGAGAAGTCAGAATCCCACGCCTAGCATCAATTTAACTTGtaacaattaaataacaaaaatcgAGTGACGATTTGTCAAGACTTAAGAGCAGTTAGGTTATGTCTTCAAAACTATTAATGAATTTTCGTTATATTTACAACCAAGtctttattttcattattagaaaaaatatttgCAGGAGAAATTGAACTCACAATCTAGCAGAATGCTACTTAACGATTATACTATTTCATTATTAATATTGATAatgtttcttcttctttgtgACGTCTATCAATATGCTATCTATTATATCACCTCTAGctaattaattga
This window of the Mercurialis annua linkage group LG5, ddMerAnnu1.2, whole genome shotgun sequence genome carries:
- the LOC126680066 gene encoding uncharacterized protein LOC126680066; the encoded protein is MAHYIDEEDVWKCPKHPSKRRRTGICHVCLRERLSSLCPHCAKVRPCSCSATTTTAHKSSADSFVAEIGTVGRVSNLIDGEPAFRRSRSVAIPFLRSKPSVDSKDSRNIVSSSSFWSRFRSGNSSRREAESNLTAASNGYENDNNKERRRSMMRKSRSVAVTSESAKSAKGRGWYFPSPIKAFRQSISRGIMVHERSPLHRG